The following proteins are co-located in the Sulfurospirillum deleyianum DSM 6946 genome:
- a CDS encoding DUF4006 family protein: MENTNRNIFGLNGITGMLIATVLLLSILAGLTIWGISAQQVVADKPYKLTDPQAIKMRDTQNATQKVIETSGGSK, from the coding sequence ATGGAAAATACCAATCGAAACATTTTTGGTCTCAATGGCATCACAGGGATGTTGATTGCAACTGTTTTACTATTGTCTATTTTAGCTGGGTTGACGATATGGGGCATTAGTGCGCAACAAGTTGTTGCGGATAAACCGTATAAATTGACAGATCCTCAAGCGATTAAAATGCGAGATACACAAAATGCGACGCAAAAAGTGATTGAGACGTCAGGAGGGAGTAAATGA
- a CDS encoding cbb3-type cytochrome c oxidase N-terminal domain-containing protein, with protein MNWLNDNVNVLALLGAAAILILTIGVSWKYIQQMKTDKSSGELTKENWDGIGEYKNPLPIGWSLSFLGTMIWALWYFFVGYPLNSYSQIGEYNDEVKGHTTQFESKFSNPDKATLMAMGEGIFLVQCAPCHGVTGDGINGKAANLEQWGNEAAVVHAIVNGAKGSEYPLGEMPAGLLDEQSAKAVAAFMMQEISSVKKTKNPALVEEGRALWATCSACHGEDGKGMAGSAPDLSTYGSAQFVVNVLGTGKKGAIGNMPKFNDGRLSNVQKTAVGTYVSSLAK; from the coding sequence ATGAATTGGCTGAATGACAATGTAAACGTATTGGCATTGCTTGGTGCCGCAGCAATTTTAATTCTCACCATCGGTGTGTCTTGGAAGTACATTCAACAGATGAAAACCGACAAAAGCAGTGGAGAGTTAACAAAAGAGAATTGGGATGGAATTGGTGAGTATAAAAATCCTCTCCCTATTGGATGGTCGCTCTCTTTTTTAGGTACTATGATTTGGGCATTATGGTACTTTTTCGTAGGGTATCCTCTCAATTCATATTCACAAATTGGTGAGTATAATGATGAGGTTAAAGGTCATACGACACAGTTTGAGAGTAAATTCTCCAATCCTGATAAAGCAACACTGATGGCAATGGGTGAGGGCATCTTTCTTGTTCAATGTGCTCCTTGTCATGGTGTTACGGGTGATGGTATTAATGGAAAAGCGGCAAATCTTGAGCAATGGGGCAATGAAGCAGCTGTTGTTCACGCCATTGTGAATGGTGCAAAAGGCTCAGAGTATCCTTTGGGTGAAATGCCAGCAGGATTGTTGGATGAGCAAAGTGCAAAAGCAGTGGCGGCATTTATGATGCAAGAAATTTCGAGCGTCAAAAAAACGAAGAATCCAGCCCTTGTTGAAGAGGGTCGTGCACTTTGGGCAACATGCTCGGCGTGTCATGGTGAAGATGGAAAAGGTATGGCAGGAAGCGCTCCTGATTTAAGTACCTATGGCAGTGCGCAATTTGTAGTGAATGTTTTAGGAACAGGCAAAAAAGGCGCTATTGGAAATATGCCTAAATTTAACGATGGTCGCTTAAGCAATGTTCAAAAAACAGCCGTTGGCACCTATGTTAGCTCATTAGCAAAATAA
- a CDS encoding cytochrome c oxidase, cbb3-type, CcoQ subunit: METIRELQAYGYIFFTIFLAVILYSYLYHLYKAEKKGTRNYEQYSNIALHDNLDDAPVESRTPSNKEKE, from the coding sequence ATGGAAACAATTAGAGAGCTTCAAGCGTATGGTTATATCTTTTTTACGATTTTTTTAGCCGTCATTTTGTACAGCTATTTGTATCATTTGTATAAGGCTGAAAAAAAAGGTACAAGAAACTATGAGCAGTATTCTAATATTGCTCTGCATGATAATCTTGACGATGCTCCAGTTGAATCCCGTACACCGTCGAATAAAGAGAAAGAATAA
- the ccoO gene encoding cytochrome-c oxidase, cbb3-type subunit II, producing the protein MFHWLEKNPFFFAVGVFLVIAYAGVVTILPDFMESARPVTGTKPYTVLELAGRQIYIKDSCNACHSQLVRPFKSETDRYGMYSLSGEYAYDRPFLWGSKRTGPDLMRVGNYRTTDWHEYHMLAPQSVVPGSIMPAYKHMFKNNTDIETAYAEALTVKKVFNVPYDQPDMPKLGTYDEAKKALMEEAALIVADMKDSEVKEAFKRGEIKEIVAMIAYLNSLK; encoded by the coding sequence ATGTTTCATTGGTTAGAAAAAAACCCATTCTTTTTTGCGGTAGGTGTCTTTTTGGTGATTGCTTATGCGGGTGTTGTGACGATTCTTCCAGACTTTATGGAGAGTGCTCGTCCTGTAACAGGTACAAAACCTTATACGGTTTTGGAACTTGCGGGACGTCAAATCTATATTAAAGATAGCTGTAATGCTTGCCATTCACAGTTGGTTCGTCCTTTTAAATCTGAAACAGACCGTTATGGTATGTACTCTTTAAGCGGTGAATATGCGTATGATCGACCATTCCTTTGGGGAAGTAAACGTACGGGTCCTGACTTGATGCGGGTTGGAAATTATCGAACAACCGATTGGCACGAGTACCATATGTTAGCACCTCAAAGTGTTGTTCCTGGCTCTATCATGCCAGCGTATAAGCATATGTTTAAAAATAATACGGATATTGAGACAGCGTATGCTGAAGCATTAACCGTTAAAAAAGTCTTTAATGTTCCTTATGATCAGCCAGATATGCCTAAACTTGGAACCTATGATGAAGCAAAAAAAGCACTCATGGAAGAGGCAGCTTTGATTGTGGCAGATATGAAAGATTCTGAGGTTAAAGAGGCTTTCAAACGAGGCGAGATTAAAGAGATTGTGGCAATGATTGCCTATCTTAACAGCTTAAAATAA
- the ccoN gene encoding cytochrome-c oxidase, cbb3-type subunit I: MQANHALNYDYSVAKCFTYATILFGIIGMVIGVVIAYQMAFPDLNYLAGEYGTFGRLRPLHTSGVIFGFLLSGIFATWYYVGQRVLKVSMAESPFLMIVGRLHFWIYMITILVAVVTLFMGIGTSKEYAELEWPLDIAVVVVWVMWGISIFGLIGIRREKTLYISMWYYIATFLGVAMLYLFNNMEVPTYFVAGMGKWYHSVSMYAGTNDAMVQWWYGHNAVAFVFTVPIIAMIYYFLPKESGQPVFSYKLSLLSFWGLMFVYLWAGGHHLLYSTVPDWVQTMGSIFSIILILPSWGSAINMLLTMKGQWGQLKENPLIKFMIFASTFYMLSTLEGPIQAIKSVNALAHFTDWIPGHVHDGTLGWVGFMTMAALYHMAPRMYKRELYSKKLMESQFWIQTTGIVMYFSSMWIAGITQGMMWRATDQYGNLAYSFIDTVTVLIPYYALRATGGLLYLIGFFMFAYNLYKTMTVSKAIEREPQNASPMAA; encoded by the coding sequence ATGCAGGCTAATCATGCATTGAACTATGATTATTCCGTAGCGAAATGTTTTACCTACGCAACGATTCTATTTGGAATCATTGGTATGGTAATAGGTGTTGTTATTGCCTATCAGATGGCGTTTCCAGATTTGAATTATTTAGCGGGTGAATATGGCACGTTTGGTCGTTTAAGACCACTTCACACGTCAGGGGTTATTTTTGGCTTTTTGTTGAGTGGAATTTTTGCTACTTGGTACTACGTTGGGCAACGTGTGCTTAAAGTTTCTATGGCAGAATCTCCATTTTTGATGATTGTCGGACGACTTCATTTTTGGATTTATATGATCACAATTCTTGTGGCAGTTGTGACTTTGTTTATGGGTATTGGTACGTCTAAAGAGTACGCAGAGCTAGAATGGCCACTCGATATCGCTGTGGTTGTGGTATGGGTTATGTGGGGTATTAGTATTTTTGGTTTGATTGGTATCAGACGTGAAAAAACACTTTATATCTCTATGTGGTACTACATCGCAACCTTTTTAGGTGTGGCAATGCTCTATCTTTTCAATAACATGGAAGTTCCAACTTATTTTGTTGCGGGTATGGGTAAATGGTATCACTCTGTTTCCATGTATGCAGGAACCAATGATGCGATGGTTCAATGGTGGTATGGACATAACGCTGTGGCGTTTGTTTTCACCGTGCCTATTATTGCGATGATTTATTACTTCTTGCCAAAAGAATCAGGTCAGCCAGTTTTTTCTTATAAATTATCTCTTCTTTCATTTTGGGGTTTGATGTTTGTTTACCTTTGGGCAGGTGGACACCATTTACTCTACTCAACGGTGCCTGATTGGGTTCAAACAATGGGTTCTATTTTCTCTATTATTTTGATTCTTCCATCATGGGGTAGTGCGATTAATATGCTTTTAACCATGAAAGGACAATGGGGTCAACTCAAAGAGAATCCTTTGATTAAATTTATGATTTTTGCTTCAACCTTTTACATGTTAAGTACACTTGAAGGTCCAATTCAAGCGATTAAATCGGTTAATGCGTTAGCACACTTTACGGATTGGATTCCAGGTCACGTTCATGATGGTACGTTGGGCTGGGTTGGCTTTATGACCATGGCAGCCTTGTATCATATGGCGCCACGTATGTATAAGCGTGAACTTTACAGTAAAAAATTGATGGAATCTCAATTTTGGATTCAAACCACAGGTATCGTGATGTACTTCTCTAGCATGTGGATTGCAGGTATTACACAGGGTATGATGTGGAGAGCAACGGATCAATACGGAAATCTTGCATACTCTTTCATTGATACCGTAACCGTACTCATTCCTTACTATGCGCTTCGTGCGACAGGTGGATTGTTGTATTTAATTGGTTTCTTTATGTTTGCGTATAATTTATATAAAACCATGACTGTAAGTAAAGCGATTGAGCGAGAACCTCAAAATGCTTCACCTATGGCAGCGTAA
- a CDS encoding response regulator transcription factor has product MSGLSKLTVLCVEDEEYLREALQKALSDEFAKFILARDGEDGLKKFKKYKPDIVITDIMMPIMDGLSMAKEIKQFSKQTPIVILSAFSEREKLLEAIDVGIDKYLIKPIDPDELLSTLRHISRELFEESDSVDLGFNYQFDKSRRVLVKEGKTIFLTKKELLFISILVKNLGVFVLHDEIKKYVWTNKKVTDSAIRTFIKRVREKTDKDFIKNIPGLGYKINMQER; this is encoded by the coding sequence ATGAGTGGATTATCGAAATTAACAGTTTTATGTGTCGAAGATGAGGAGTATCTACGAGAGGCACTGCAAAAAGCGCTTAGCGATGAGTTTGCTAAATTTATTTTGGCACGCGATGGTGAAGATGGGCTGAAAAAATTTAAAAAATATAAGCCAGATATTGTCATCACAGACATTATGATGCCCATTATGGATGGTTTGAGTATGGCAAAAGAGATTAAGCAGTTCTCAAAACAAACTCCCATTGTTATTTTAAGTGCGTTTAGTGAAAGAGAAAAACTTTTAGAAGCGATTGATGTAGGCATTGATAAGTATTTGATTAAGCCGATTGACCCTGATGAACTCTTGTCGACCTTACGACATATTTCACGAGAACTTTTTGAAGAGAGTGATAGTGTCGATTTGGGTTTTAACTATCAATTTGACAAAAGTAGGCGGGTTCTTGTTAAAGAGGGAAAAACGATTTTTTTAACCAAAAAAGAGTTGCTTTTTATCTCCATTTTAGTCAAAAATCTCGGAGTGTTTGTGTTGCATGATGAGATTAAAAAATACGTTTGGACAAACAAAAAAGTAACAGATTCAGCAATTCGCACCTTTATTAAGCGTGTTCGTGAAAAAACGGACAAAGACTTTATCAAAAACATTCCAGGACTTGGCTACAAAATAAATATGCAAGAACGATAA
- a CDS encoding PAS domain-containing sensor histidine kinase, with protein MKLEQYQHAIESSNIISKTDVYGIITFVNDEFCKISGYTKEELIGQNHNIVRHPDVPASTFKQMWQTILQKKTYKSTVKNRAKDGSTFYVNTTVFPILNEEDEIEEFIAIRYDVTESVRLSEALIAKDEELEDLNATLEKRVQEQTKALMELNQTLEERVKEEVEKNREKDRFLFQQSRLASMGEMIANIAHQWRQPLSELTITLYQMKKVYTKQGNDKDEAFEESYIHAKRIISKMSETIEDFRNFFSPERQSDFFMLSSVAQEAIDIMRGTLEKNKIYIKLDVKKDVKIKGFFNEFSQVLINIMNNAIDAFNGINLKKRLIYIEIDTTTQGDAIMRLCDNAGGIEEGILDKIFEPYFTTKHASSGTGLGLYMSKMIVNNSMKGSIVAHNENKGACFTLTIPAAKE; from the coding sequence ATGAAGCTAGAGCAGTATCAGCATGCTATTGAAAGCAGTAATATCATCTCAAAGACGGATGTCTATGGCATTATTACGTTTGTTAACGATGAATTTTGTAAAATTTCGGGCTATACGAAAGAAGAATTAATAGGTCAAAATCACAATATTGTCAGACATCCTGATGTTCCAGCCTCGACTTTTAAGCAAATGTGGCAAACGATTCTTCAAAAAAAAACCTATAAATCAACCGTTAAAAATCGTGCTAAAGATGGTTCGACATTTTATGTTAATACCACAGTATTTCCCATTTTAAATGAAGAAGATGAGATTGAAGAATTTATAGCAATTCGTTATGATGTCACAGAGAGTGTGCGATTAAGTGAGGCACTTATCGCTAAAGATGAAGAATTAGAAGATTTAAACGCAACGTTAGAAAAGCGTGTTCAAGAGCAGACAAAAGCCTTGATGGAGTTAAACCAAACCCTAGAAGAGCGTGTCAAAGAAGAGGTTGAAAAAAATCGAGAGAAAGATCGTTTTTTGTTTCAGCAATCCCGTTTAGCTTCCATGGGAGAGATGATTGCTAATATTGCGCACCAATGGAGACAGCCTCTTTCAGAACTGACCATTACGCTTTATCAGATGAAAAAAGTTTATACCAAACAAGGCAATGATAAAGATGAAGCGTTTGAAGAGAGTTATATTCACGCTAAACGTATTATCTCAAAAATGTCTGAAACGATTGAGGATTTTCGTAATTTTTTTAGTCCTGAACGTCAAAGTGATTTTTTTATGCTTAGCAGTGTTGCCCAAGAAGCGATTGATATTATGCGAGGGACACTGGAAAAAAATAAAATTTATATTAAACTTGATGTAAAAAAAGATGTCAAAATCAAGGGATTCTTCAATGAATTTTCGCAAGTTTTGATTAATATAATGAATAATGCCATTGATGCATTTAATGGAATTAATCTTAAAAAAAGATTAATTTATATTGAAATTGACACAACAACGCAAGGAGATGCTATAATGCGTTTATGTGACAATGCTGGTGGTATTGAAGAGGGGATTTTAGACAAAATTTTTGAACCTTATTTTACGACCAAACACGCAAGTTCGGGCACAGGGCTTGGGCTTTATATGAGTAAAATGATTGTCAATAATAGCATGAAAGGCTCCATCGTTGCCCATAATGAAAATAAGGGTGCGTGTTTTACACTAACGATACCTGCCGCAAAAGAGTAA
- a CDS encoding sulfite exporter TauE/SafE family protein has protein sequence MNAIDISAILSVAFLGSLGHCIGMCGGFVMAYTSAKIDPSSAALHQFFAHLIYNFGRMSAYVVLGLLFGALGSLFTFSAYVSGYFYFVAGIIMVLMGLSMMGKIKFLTSLESNLAFHPFVKKLFSYLIHTKKMVSFYGLGVLNGFLPCGLVYFFLAKAATSGSAFYGALTMALFGLATMPVMLGLGYVVGFLKGNVFRDWMIKIASLIIVLYGIYMSYLGYSAVVG, from the coding sequence ATAAACGCAATTGATATTTCAGCAATTCTTAGTGTTGCTTTTTTAGGAAGTTTAGGGCACTGCATTGGTATGTGTGGGGGATTTGTAATGGCGTACACAAGCGCTAAAATTGATCCCTCTTCTGCTGCTTTACATCAGTTTTTTGCCCATTTGATTTATAATTTTGGACGTATGAGTGCCTATGTTGTTTTAGGTCTTCTTTTTGGTGCCTTAGGCTCACTTTTTACATTTTCAGCTTATGTAAGTGGATATTTCTACTTTGTAGCGGGTATCATCATGGTGTTAATGGGACTTTCCATGATGGGAAAAATAAAATTTTTAACGTCGCTAGAGTCCAATCTCGCTTTTCATCCCTTTGTAAAAAAACTCTTTTCTTACTTAATTCATACGAAAAAAATGGTCAGTTTTTATGGACTGGGTGTTTTAAATGGTTTTTTACCCTGTGGTTTGGTGTACTTCTTTTTAGCGAAAGCGGCTACATCAGGCTCTGCGTTTTATGGGGCTTTGACAATGGCACTCTTTGGGTTAGCCACCATGCCTGTGATGTTAGGACTGGGATATGTGGTTGGATTTTTAAAAGGAAACGTCTTTCGAGATTGGATGATTAAAATTGCTTCTTTGATTATTGTCCTTTATGGTATTTATATGTCCTATCTTGGCTACAGTGCGGTTGTGGGATAG
- the carA gene encoding glutamine-hydrolyzing carbamoyl-phosphate synthase small subunit, which translates to MMLKPVWIYLENGVFLEAKSFGFEGSRTGEIVFNTSMSGYQEIMSDPSYAGQFVVFTMPEIGIVGCNDDDMESQSIHASGMFVRSLNEIPSNFRARENLPSLLKKHDSMGICEIDTRYLTKMIRDGGPQMMIASTEVSDKETLKTMLKNSPRIEEVNYIEQVGTKKSYLHVKGVWNAETQSYNAAHNNLGKKIVAVDFGIKRNILNELCATGLEVEVIPHDFSADEIIERYKRGEIHGLFLSNGPGDPLILKKEVAQISKLIEAKVPMFGICLGHQLLSIAHGHPTYKLKFGQHGGNHPVKNTKTNIVEITAQNHNYNVPESVCSIAKVTHINLFDNTIEGLEYNDAPIFSVQHHPEASPGPHESKYIFQEFANRL; encoded by the coding sequence ATGATGTTAAAACCTGTATGGATTTACCTTGAAAATGGGGTGTTTTTAGAAGCGAAAAGTTTTGGCTTTGAGGGCTCAAGAACGGGTGAAATTGTTTTTAATACCTCAATGAGCGGGTATCAAGAGATTATGAGTGATCCAAGTTACGCAGGACAATTTGTCGTTTTCACCATGCCTGAAATTGGTATTGTTGGGTGTAATGATGACGATATGGAAAGCCAAAGCATTCATGCCAGTGGTATGTTTGTCAGAAGTTTGAATGAGATACCTTCGAATTTTAGAGCGAGAGAAAACTTACCTTCACTTTTGAAAAAACATGACAGTATGGGTATTTGTGAGATTGATACACGCTACCTTACCAAGATGATTCGAGATGGTGGTCCTCAAATGATGATTGCCTCAACCGAAGTGAGTGATAAAGAGACGCTTAAAACAATGCTCAAAAACAGTCCTCGTATTGAAGAGGTCAATTATATTGAGCAGGTTGGAACTAAAAAATCTTATTTACATGTAAAGGGTGTTTGGAATGCTGAAACACAGTCTTACAATGCTGCTCACAATAATTTAGGCAAAAAAATTGTTGCGGTTGATTTTGGTATTAAGCGCAATATTTTAAATGAGTTATGTGCAACAGGACTTGAGGTTGAAGTGATTCCTCATGATTTTAGTGCCGATGAGATTATTGAGCGTTATAAAAGAGGAGAGATTCACGGACTCTTTTTATCCAACGGGCCGGGAGATCCTCTTATTCTTAAAAAAGAGGTTGCGCAAATTAGCAAATTAATTGAAGCAAAAGTACCTATGTTTGGTATTTGTTTAGGACACCAACTGCTTTCTATTGCGCATGGTCATCCAACTTACAAATTGAAATTTGGTCAACACGGTGGTAACCATCCTGTTAAAAACACGAAAACAAATATTGTTGAGATTACCGCACAAAATCACAATTACAATGTTCCAGAATCCGTCTGTTCCATTGCAAAGGTAACGCATATTAACCTTTTTGACAATACCATTGAGGGGTTGGAGTATAACGATGCACCTATTTTTTCAGTGCAACATCATCCAGAAGCCAGTCCTGGTCCTCATGAAAGTAAATACATTTTTCAAGAGTTTGCTAACAGACTTTAA
- a CDS encoding DUF507 family protein: MKIRLPHAPYIANKIAIDILNCGFVTMFKGLEPVVKVAEDLIVEDIKKETALEERVIEILDQNEDEMEFQRVDRRNMFWLIKKKLAREFGVILSYEDRYNEVAHKILETCWKQGLIEYNVSENRIKNVVYMAIEAYVEHFQEIENEVADKIANYKRKLVPGSEEYDLIFEKLYEEELRRRGMLS; this comes from the coding sequence ATGAAAATCAGATTGCCTCATGCCCCTTATATAGCCAATAAAATAGCGATCGATATTTTAAATTGCGGATTTGTTACCATGTTCAAGGGCTTGGAGCCTGTTGTCAAAGTTGCAGAAGATTTGATTGTCGAAGATATAAAAAAAGAGACAGCATTGGAAGAACGTGTTATCGAAATTTTGGATCAAAATGAAGATGAGATGGAATTTCAGCGGGTTGACCGAAGAAATATGTTTTGGTTGATTAAGAAAAAACTCGCGCGTGAGTTTGGTGTTATTTTATCGTATGAAGATAGATACAATGAAGTGGCACATAAAATTTTAGAAACATGTTGGAAGCAGGGATTAATTGAATACAATGTTTCTGAAAATCGTATTAAGAATGTCGTATATATGGCTATTGAAGCTTATGTGGAACATTTTCAAGAGATTGAAAATGAAGTAGCAGATAAAATAGCGAATTATAAGCGCAAACTTGTCCCTGGTTCTGAAGAGTATGATTTGATTTTTGAGAAATTGTATGAAGAAGAGTTGAGAAGAAGAGGAATGTTGTCATGA
- a CDS encoding MotE family protein: protein MRAFWILLVATFLWAEAIDCTKVFEERKSELLKEIEKIDEARQSFEALQAATNVLFEKQKSVLKEKESALAKTKEEIEVKEKRIASMLAENKKLLEQIEAKKNDKLDETYIKMKDAAAAAIIEKLPVHEGAAILFTLPPKKVSQIMAKMDPQIASEITQSLKKGPPFVENNQTKE from the coding sequence ATGAGAGCATTTTGGATACTTCTAGTAGCGACATTTTTATGGGCTGAAGCCATTGATTGTACGAAGGTTTTTGAAGAGCGTAAAAGTGAGCTTTTAAAAGAGATTGAGAAGATTGATGAAGCCAGACAATCTTTTGAAGCCCTTCAAGCAGCGACCAATGTTCTTTTTGAAAAACAAAAAAGTGTTTTGAAGGAAAAAGAGAGCGCTTTAGCGAAAACCAAAGAGGAAATCGAGGTAAAAGAGAAACGTATCGCTTCAATGCTTGCAGAAAATAAAAAGCTTTTGGAGCAAATTGAAGCGAAGAAAAACGATAAACTTGATGAAACCTATATCAAAATGAAAGATGCTGCAGCTGCAGCGATTATTGAAAAACTTCCTGTGCATGAAGGTGCTGCTATTTTGTTTACTTTACCGCCTAAAAAAGTCTCACAGATTATGGCAAAAATGGATCCGCAAATTGCTTCGGAGATTACACAAAGCCTCAAAAAAGGTCCTCCTTTTGTAGAAAACAATCAAACAAAAGAGTGA
- a CDS encoding flagellar export protein FliJ, with product MKSQFSKIAKIRKQKRDTIERELIKHQHKERLIRHKISSLYDEITQTQLPKEGLVSAFLMVSEQKSILNREKKRHEEELIALLQVIKKLQVEYQKAHVEYEKIKYLEEQELQVMMAKIKREEQLYLDEISTMLFAGEMSQKGRV from the coding sequence ATGAAAAGTCAGTTCTCGAAAATCGCAAAGATTCGCAAACAAAAACGTGATACGATTGAGCGAGAGCTGATAAAACATCAACATAAAGAACGACTTATTCGCCATAAAATTAGCTCACTCTACGATGAAATTACACAGACTCAACTCCCGAAAGAAGGATTGGTATCGGCTTTTTTGATGGTGAGTGAACAAAAAAGTATTTTAAATCGTGAAAAAAAGAGGCATGAAGAAGAACTGATAGCCCTTTTACAGGTCATCAAAAAGCTCCAAGTAGAGTATCAAAAAGCTCATGTTGAATATGAAAAAATTAAATATTTAGAAGAGCAAGAACTTCAAGTGATGATGGCAAAAATCAAGAGAGAAGAACAGCTCTATTTAGATGAGATATCCACGATGTTATTTGCAGGTGAAATGAGCCAAAAAGGAAGGGTATGA
- a CDS encoding adenylosuccinate synthase gives MKADMIVGIQWGDEGKGKIVDLMAQEYDVVCRYQGGHNAGHTIWVDGVRYALHLIPSGILNPKAINVIGNGVVVSPEALIKEMEQFENLAGRLFVSDKAHMILNHHILIDQAKEKLRGEKAIGTTGRGIGPSYGSKIERSGHRLGELRDTTKLATALVEFYEENRALFGALGIVTPDFKTLKEELDGYASVLLPFLSDTTHMVWGLLDAQKKVLLEGAQGTMLDIDHGTYPFVTSSNTISAGACVGLGLNPKDIGKVTGIVKAYCTRVGNGPFPTEDFGNDGDNLREKGKEFGTSTGRPRRCGWFDAVACRYASRINGCDDLAIMKLDVLDGFETIKVCVAYEINGGRVETLPEDLENIVPIYEELPGWGSVVGCRKFEELPETAKAYIRRIEVLTGTKVGLISTSPDRNDTIIL, from the coding sequence ATGAAAGCAGATATGATCGTAGGCATCCAGTGGGGCGATGAGGGTAAAGGAAAAATTGTTGATTTGATGGCGCAAGAGTACGATGTGGTGTGTCGTTACCAAGGCGGTCATAATGCGGGGCATACCATTTGGGTAGATGGGGTTCGTTATGCTTTACATTTAATTCCCTCAGGCATTCTCAATCCTAAAGCGATTAATGTGATTGGCAATGGTGTGGTGGTCTCTCCTGAGGCACTCATTAAAGAGATGGAACAATTTGAAAACTTAGCAGGGCGTTTGTTTGTCAGTGATAAAGCACATATGATTTTAAATCATCACATTTTAATTGACCAAGCCAAAGAAAAACTGCGTGGTGAAAAAGCGATTGGAACAACAGGTCGGGGCATTGGACCTAGCTATGGCAGTAAGATTGAGCGCAGTGGTCATCGTTTAGGAGAGCTTAGAGATACGACAAAATTGGCAACAGCTTTGGTAGAATTTTATGAAGAAAACAGAGCTCTTTTTGGTGCGTTAGGCATTGTGACTCCAGATTTTAAAACCCTTAAAGAAGAACTTGATGGTTATGCAAGTGTGCTTTTACCTTTTCTAAGTGACACCACACACATGGTCTGGGGTTTACTGGATGCACAGAAAAAAGTGCTTTTAGAGGGTGCTCAAGGCACGATGTTAGACATTGATCATGGAACGTATCCTTTTGTCACCAGTTCCAATACGATTAGTGCGGGTGCGTGTGTGGGATTGGGATTGAATCCTAAAGATATTGGTAAAGTTACGGGGATTGTTAAAGCGTACTGTACTCGTGTGGGCAATGGACCTTTCCCGACAGAAGATTTTGGGAACGATGGGGATAATCTTCGTGAAAAAGGCAAAGAGTTTGGTACTTCTACAGGAAGACCTCGCCGTTGTGGATGGTTTGATGCGGTAGCGTGTCGTTATGCCAGTCGTATCAATGGGTGTGATGATTTAGCGATTATGAAACTTGATGTTTTGGATGGATTTGAAACGATTAAAGTATGTGTTGCCTATGAAATAAATGGCGGGCGTGTGGAAACCTTACCTGAAGATTTGGAAAATATTGTTCCCATTTATGAAGAGTTACCAGGGTGGGGAAGTGTCGTAGGGTGTCGTAAGTTTGAAGAACTTCCTGAAACTGCGAAAGCTTATATTCGACGTATTGAGGTTCTAACAGGAACGAAAGTAGGACTGATTTCAACGAGTCCAGATAGGAACGATACGATTATTTTATAA